A region of Vigna radiata var. radiata cultivar VC1973A chromosome 6, Vradiata_ver6, whole genome shotgun sequence DNA encodes the following proteins:
- the LOC111241868 gene encoding peptidyl-prolyl cis-trans isomerase G-like: MQMKKSDAERQHDDYNEFKSNEDKDDSQYKKKEWKKKTLSEEGKSKEYNEFERYEGEDDAHSKKRKKKKWSTKSKSKEYEVFEKNEGEVEADAKGKERKKKKLREEDKCKEYDEFENNDREDDAQGRKTKKKKLSKESKSKEYNVFERNEGKDDVKDKKKNNNNKLSEEAKSKEYNEFDSNEIEDNAQGKKKKMSKESKNEEYKVFERNGGESYSEGKKGKKKKLSTESKSKEYEVFEKNEGEGEGDAKGKEXKKKKLREEGKSKECNEFENNNGEDDAQGRKGEKKKLSKESKSEEYNVFETNEGEDDAKAHLDFFEESDGDLCKQLDEANMEMKILEIETVK, from the exons ATGCAGATGAAGAAATCAGATGCAGAAAGGCAGCATGACGACTACAATGAATTTAAGAGCAATGAAGATAAAGATGACAGTCAATACAAAAAGAAGGAGTGGAAGAAGAAAACACTGAGTGAAGAAGGAAAAAGTAAGGAGtataatgaatttgaaagatATGAAGGTGAAGATGATGCCCATAgtaagaagaggaagaagaaaaaatggagTACAAAAAGCAAAAGTAAGGAGTACGAAGTCTTTGAAAAGAATGAAGGTGAAGTTGAAGCTGATGCCAAAGGtaaggagaggaagaagaaaaaactgaGGGAAGAAGACAAATGTAAGGAGTATGATGAGTTTGAAAACAATGACCGTGAAGATGATGCCCAAGGTAGgaagacaaagaagaaaaaattgagtAAAGAAAGCAAAAGTAAGGAGTATAATGTctttgagaggaatgaaggtaAAGATGATGTGAAAGAtaagaagaagaacaacaacaacaaactgaGTGAAGAAGCAAAAAGTAAGGAGTATAATGAATTTGACAGCAATGAAATTGAAGACAATGCGCAaggtaagaagaaaaaaatgagtaaaGAAAGCAAAAATGAGGAGTATAAGGTCTTTGAAAGGAATGGAGGTGAAAGCTATTCCGAAGGTaagaaggggaagaagaaaaaattgagtACAGAAAGCAAAAGTAAGGAGTATGAAGTCTTTGAAAAGAATGAAGGTGAGGGTGAAGGTGATGCCAAAGGTAAGGAGAGNAAGAAGAAAAAACTGAGGGAGGAAGGCAAAAGTAAGGAGTGtaatgaatttgaaaacaataatgGTGAAGATGATGCCCAAGGCAGgaagggggaaaagaaaaagttgagtaAAGAAAGCAAAAGTGAGGAGTATAATGTCTTTGAAACGAATGAAGGCGAAGATGATGCCAAAG ctCATTTAGATTTCTTTGAAGAAAGTGATGGAGACCTTTGCAAGCAACTTGATGAAGCCAACATGGAGATGAAGAtacttgagattgaaactgtaaaataa